One window from the genome of Actinoplanes teichomyceticus ATCC 31121 encodes:
- a CDS encoding FG-GAP repeat domain-containing protein, whose protein sequence is MTVPALPASAAAPSEVTVIPSDIIEHYATDRVGFAGETGFLHQYTTNDSWLWTRYADGATRTVTALDGLPASYLVRAGGDRIRILADVAGHTVAGALTVLDLGTDSWLHPALPTNAAMLAYFSDTMLIRSRTGPGDLALRKFTGDGSPVTVPVTGVPADATGLNSGIVTAPDATATTIGFRGSTDGVGWTRYGLLDIATGRLSMMPEVTGTIQVMLSATHVGFRTSGTVQLFERSAVVAGAAGEPAAIAYPSGTSVLLVDGGLLLRSTSNDRVPVRFRSADGTDRQLLPRSQAGADAVVPAPAGALVVGGTDARDWAVQRVTSGGAVPVLAVTRPAVTAGLTVSQGLVRRIRVTTRQGQKSTYEFTNHHLLSGITEPHAAGGTLTNASACAPDAHCVRTVDGNRYGTAWVSAGTTSTTVSFKRDAYTSGFDVTLPAGGGSLVDVSDSYAIVNTTTPARQYVIRTGYTDEITARAVTGAALWFDTLWTASAGRIQAKNLTTGATAAALATGSSCTPSELQATGRQVYWSCGADGPAGVYDVARKRNVALPSGRYLLGDGYAVRHDADGALIRHDLGTGDRATLGTFARGALPDDRNITWAVDKYSGNVVHADATGAVHVIDAGVARSRPAVVVTNDGDYAVTFGSDHVWSRYLTLSRPVTAWRATITEAATGAVVATRSGGPTTAEIGIVWDGYLAGRRRATSGLYRIALTTSADGSTGSTGTSTVMVLCGTPKMRGYDCDGMPGVLAVRKDGRAAWQLARRDRTSLWDQGWTEQWDIGTRRSQVSALVPFGDLDNDLDNDLLVRKGDGSLYAYLGFGQAYFGRNRVVKISTGWNRYDALVTSGDLNRDGRPDLLARDAKTGVLYRYYGNGRSFGGRAELGGGYRSYARIVGPGDINGDGRADLLLVSKKGVVYTQYGTGSGTFGKARRIGSGFTAYNAVIGVGDLNQDGRNDLLVRDRAGNLFRLLGTGRGTFAARQRIGTGYQKWAYLF, encoded by the coding sequence ATGACCGTTCCGGCCCTGCCCGCCTCCGCGGCGGCGCCGTCCGAAGTGACCGTCATACCGTCCGACATCATCGAGCACTACGCCACCGACCGGGTGGGCTTCGCCGGGGAAACCGGCTTCCTGCACCAGTACACGACCAACGACAGCTGGCTCTGGACCCGATACGCGGACGGCGCCACCCGGACCGTCACCGCGCTCGACGGCCTCCCGGCAAGTTACCTCGTCCGGGCCGGCGGTGACCGGATCCGGATCCTGGCCGACGTCGCCGGCCACACGGTGGCCGGCGCGCTGACGGTGCTGGACCTCGGCACCGACAGCTGGTTGCACCCGGCGCTACCCACGAACGCCGCCATGCTCGCCTACTTCAGCGACACGATGCTGATCCGGTCCCGGACCGGGCCCGGCGATCTGGCGCTGCGGAAGTTCACCGGCGACGGCTCGCCCGTCACCGTGCCCGTGACCGGAGTACCGGCTGACGCGACCGGGCTGAACAGCGGCATCGTCACCGCACCGGATGCGACCGCGACGACCATCGGCTTCCGGGGCAGCACCGACGGCGTCGGGTGGACCCGGTACGGCCTGCTCGACATCGCGACCGGCCGGCTCTCGATGATGCCCGAGGTCACCGGGACCATCCAGGTAATGCTGTCGGCCACCCACGTCGGCTTCCGGACCAGCGGCACGGTGCAGCTCTTCGAGCGATCAGCCGTCGTCGCCGGCGCCGCCGGGGAACCGGCCGCCATCGCGTACCCGTCCGGAACCTCCGTGCTGCTGGTCGACGGCGGCCTCCTGCTCCGGTCCACCAGCAACGACCGGGTGCCGGTCCGGTTCCGGTCCGCCGACGGAACGGACCGGCAGCTCCTGCCGCGAAGCCAGGCCGGCGCCGATGCGGTCGTCCCGGCTCCGGCCGGCGCCCTCGTGGTGGGCGGCACGGACGCGCGGGACTGGGCTGTCCAGCGGGTCACCTCCGGCGGCGCGGTCCCGGTCCTCGCCGTGACCCGCCCGGCCGTCACCGCCGGTCTCACGGTGAGCCAGGGCCTGGTCCGGCGGATACGCGTCACCACCCGGCAGGGTCAGAAGTCGACCTACGAATTCACCAACCACCACCTGCTCAGCGGCATCACCGAACCGCACGCCGCCGGTGGCACACTGACGAATGCCTCCGCGTGCGCGCCCGACGCGCACTGCGTCCGCACCGTGGACGGCAACCGGTACGGCACCGCCTGGGTCTCCGCCGGTACGACCTCGACCACCGTCTCGTTCAAGCGGGACGCGTACACCAGTGGCTTCGATGTCACGCTCCCGGCCGGCGGCGGTTCTCTGGTCGACGTCTCCGACAGCTACGCGATCGTCAACACCACGACCCCGGCCAGGCAGTACGTGATCCGGACCGGGTACACCGACGAGATCACCGCGAGGGCGGTGACCGGCGCGGCGCTCTGGTTCGACACACTGTGGACCGCGAGCGCCGGCCGGATCCAGGCGAAGAACCTGACCACCGGCGCCACGGCCGCCGCGCTCGCCACCGGCTCCTCCTGCACACCGTCCGAGCTGCAAGCGACCGGCAGGCAGGTCTACTGGTCATGCGGCGCGGACGGCCCGGCCGGCGTCTACGACGTGGCCCGGAAACGGAACGTGGCGCTGCCGTCCGGGCGATACCTGCTCGGTGACGGCTACGCGGTCCGGCACGACGCGGACGGCGCCCTGATCCGGCACGACCTGGGCACCGGCGACCGGGCCACGCTCGGCACCTTCGCCCGGGGCGCCCTGCCGGACGACCGGAACATCACCTGGGCGGTCGACAAGTACAGCGGGAATGTCGTCCATGCGGACGCGACCGGCGCCGTGCACGTGATCGACGCGGGGGTGGCCCGGTCACGGCCGGCCGTGGTGGTCACCAACGACGGCGACTACGCGGTGACCTTCGGCTCCGATCACGTCTGGTCCCGGTACCTCACGCTGAGCCGGCCGGTCACCGCGTGGAGGGCGACCATCACCGAGGCCGCCACCGGCGCCGTGGTCGCCACCCGTAGCGGCGGCCCGACGACCGCCGAGATCGGCATCGTCTGGGACGGCTACCTGGCCGGTCGGCGGCGCGCGACCAGCGGCCTGTACCGGATAGCCCTGACCACCAGCGCGGACGGCAGCACCGGCAGCACCGGCACGTCCACCGTGATGGTCCTGTGCGGCACCCCGAAGATGCGCGGCTACGACTGCGACGGCATGCCGGGAGTGCTGGCCGTGCGAAAGGACGGCCGGGCGGCCTGGCAACTCGCTCGCCGGGACCGCACCTCGCTGTGGGATCAGGGCTGGACCGAGCAGTGGGACATCGGCACCCGCAGGAGCCAGGTGTCGGCGCTCGTCCCGTTCGGCGACCTCGACAACGACCTCGACAACGATCTGCTGGTTCGCAAGGGCGACGGCAGCCTGTACGCCTACCTCGGCTTCGGGCAGGCCTACTTCGGCCGGAACCGAGTCGTCAAGATCAGCACCGGCTGGAACCGTTACGACGCGCTGGTCACCTCCGGCGACCTGAACCGCGACGGCCGCCCCGACCTGCTGGCCCGGGACGCCAAGACCGGCGTGCTGTACCGCTACTACGGCAACGGCAGGTCGTTCGGCGGCCGTGCCGAGCTCGGTGGCGGCTACCGGTCGTACGCCCGGATCGTCGGTCCCGGCGACATCAACGGCGACGGCCGCGCCGACCTGCTGCTGGTCAGCAAGAAGGGCGTCGTGTACACCCAGTACGGAACCGGCAGCGGCACCTTCGGCAAGGCCCGGAGGATCGGTTCCGGGTTCACCGCCTACAACGCGGTGATCGGCGTGGGCGATCTGAACCAGGACGGCCGCAACGACCTGCTGGTCCGCGACCGGGCCGGCAACCTGTTCCGCCTGCTCGGCACGGGCCGGGGCACCTTCGCCGCTCGGCAGCGGATCGGCACCGGGTACCAGAAGTGGGCGTACCTGTTCTAA
- a CDS encoding S9 family peptidase has translation MTTESPAGPPPARPAPSSPPPARLAPTTRTFHGDTVTDEYAWLMDKEDPATIAHLEAENSWTERATAHLAGLREKIFQEIKDRTLETDLSVPSRKGGYWYYTRTEEGKQYGIQCRVPVRPGETAPPTGDERPDEEVLLDGNVLAEGKEFFALGTFDVSPDGHRLAYSTDFDGDERFTLRVKDLRTGEVLADEIPDTFYGSAWSADGSVLFYITVDEAWRPDRVHRHVIGQPAAADAVVYHETDERFWVGVELTRSEKFIVIDAHSKITSEVRVIPADTPAVEPVLVAERRQGVEYQIEHHGHRFLILHNRDAEDFALAYTSADAPGEWVELIPHQPGTRLESVDAFSRHIVISLRKDGLTGLRVMCDGSTDTYDMTFPEPLYSVGLGSNPEYDTAAVRISYTSLITPDSVFDVDLITRSMTLRKQKPVLGGYDPADYEQFRQWATAPDGTRVPISIVARRGVARDGSAPAVLYGYGSYEHSIDPYFSISRLSLLDRGVVFAIAHVRGGGEMGRRWYEDGKMLAKKNTFTDFVACAEALIRNRWTAADRLVARGGSAGGLLMGAVANLAPESFAGIVAEVPFVDPLTSILDPSLPLTVTEWEEWGNPLESAEVYAYMKSYSPYENVAPLPYPRILAVTSLNDTRVLYHEPAKWVARLRTVAPEGQFLLKTEMGAGHAGPSGRYDSWKEEAFVLAWILDTAGAATI, from the coding sequence GTGACGACCGAATCGCCCGCCGGCCCGCCGCCGGCCCGCCCGGCCCCCTCCAGCCCACCGCCGGCCCGCCTGGCGCCCACCACGCGCACCTTCCACGGCGACACGGTCACCGACGAGTACGCCTGGCTGATGGACAAAGAGGACCCGGCGACCATCGCCCATCTGGAGGCGGAGAACTCCTGGACCGAGCGGGCCACGGCACACCTCGCCGGCCTGCGGGAGAAAATCTTCCAGGAGATCAAGGACCGCACCCTGGAGACCGACCTGTCGGTGCCCAGCCGCAAGGGTGGGTATTGGTATTACACCCGCACCGAGGAGGGCAAGCAGTACGGCATCCAGTGCCGCGTCCCGGTGCGCCCCGGCGAGACCGCCCCGCCGACGGGCGACGAGCGCCCCGACGAGGAGGTGCTGCTCGACGGCAACGTGCTGGCCGAGGGCAAGGAGTTCTTCGCGCTCGGCACCTTCGACGTCTCCCCGGACGGCCACCGGCTGGCCTACTCCACCGACTTCGACGGCGACGAGCGCTTCACGCTGCGGGTGAAGGACCTGCGCACCGGCGAGGTGCTGGCCGATGAGATCCCGGACACGTTCTACGGCAGCGCCTGGTCGGCCGACGGCAGCGTGCTCTTCTACATCACGGTCGACGAGGCCTGGCGCCCGGACCGGGTGCACCGGCACGTGATCGGCCAGCCGGCCGCCGCCGACGCGGTCGTCTACCACGAGACCGACGAGCGGTTCTGGGTCGGCGTCGAGCTGACCCGCAGCGAGAAGTTCATCGTCATCGACGCGCACAGCAAGATCACTTCTGAGGTACGCGTCATTCCCGCCGACACCCCGGCCGTCGAGCCGGTGCTGGTCGCCGAGCGGCGGCAGGGCGTGGAATACCAGATCGAGCACCACGGGCACCGCTTCCTGATCCTGCACAACCGCGACGCCGAGGACTTCGCGCTGGCCTACACCTCGGCCGACGCGCCCGGCGAGTGGGTCGAGCTGATCCCGCACCAGCCCGGCACCCGGCTCGAATCGGTCGACGCGTTCTCCCGGCACATCGTCATCTCGCTGCGCAAGGACGGGCTGACCGGCCTGCGAGTGATGTGCGACGGCAGCACCGACACGTACGACATGACCTTCCCCGAGCCGCTCTACAGCGTCGGCCTCGGCAGCAACCCGGAGTACGACACCGCCGCGGTGCGGATCTCCTACACCTCGCTGATCACCCCGGACTCGGTCTTCGACGTCGACCTGATCACCCGCTCGATGACGCTGCGCAAGCAGAAACCGGTGCTCGGCGGTTACGACCCGGCCGACTACGAGCAGTTCCGGCAGTGGGCCACCGCGCCGGACGGCACCCGCGTGCCGATCTCGATCGTGGCGCGGCGCGGCGTCGCCCGGGACGGCTCGGCCCCGGCCGTGCTCTACGGCTACGGCTCCTACGAGCACAGCATCGACCCGTACTTCTCGATCTCCCGGCTCTCCCTGCTGGACCGCGGCGTGGTCTTCGCGATCGCGCACGTCCGGGGCGGCGGCGAGATGGGCCGCCGGTGGTACGAGGACGGCAAGATGCTGGCCAAGAAGAACACCTTCACCGACTTCGTGGCCTGCGCCGAGGCGCTGATCCGCAACCGCTGGACCGCCGCCGACCGGCTGGTCGCCCGTGGTGGCTCGGCCGGTGGCCTGCTGATGGGCGCGGTCGCCAACCTGGCCCCCGAGTCGTTCGCCGGCATCGTCGCCGAGGTGCCCTTCGTCGACCCGCTCACCTCGATCCTCGATCCGTCGCTGCCGCTCACCGTCACCGAGTGGGAGGAGTGGGGCAATCCGCTGGAATCGGCCGAGGTCTACGCGTACATGAAGTCCTACAGCCCGTACGAGAACGTCGCCCCGCTGCCGTACCCGCGGATCCTCGCGGTCACCAGCCTCAACGACACCCGCGTGCTGTACCACGAGCCGGCCAAGTGGGTCGCCCGGCTGCGCACCGTCGCCCCCGAGGGCCAGTTCCTGCTCAAGACCGAGATGGGCGCCGGTCACGCCGGGCCGAGCGGCCGTTACGACTCCTGGAAGGAGGAGGCCTTCGTCCTGGCCTGGATCCTGGACACGGCCGGCGCCGCCACCATCTGA
- a CDS encoding FAD-binding oxidoreductase produces the protein MTDSLLDALVDICGPGFARPARSVDRVGGRRAGFVAVPATGRAAAAALRLAAERGLSARARGSGSKIDWGTPPAGLDLIVDTGRLNGMWNHHGPTAVVAAGTRITAVQAALALQGRRLAVDPPSPGATVGGMLAVNEAGPLAHRFGSPAEQTESVTYADATGAELESDGEDGRPGIAQIRGVLTAAVLRVHPRPATRRWLGRAVSTPAGVAELVEQVSAERLEPSAIEVDLPGGGGGTVAVLLEGDTETVAGRSAHLARVWGAGTVLAEQRPSWWGRYPFGPQDVAVRISVRPEGLQAVTYALRDLCGVPVTLRGSAGLGTVHAVLPAGLPARRVTEIVDGLEQVLLARNGKVVVVSAPPALAAELRMAQPRDLF, from the coding sequence GTGACTGATTCCCTTCTCGACGCGCTCGTGGACATCTGCGGCCCCGGCTTCGCGCGCCCCGCGCGGTCGGTGGACCGGGTGGGCGGGCGACGTGCGGGCTTCGTCGCGGTGCCGGCCACCGGCCGCGCCGCCGCCGCCGCGCTGCGGCTCGCGGCCGAGCGCGGGCTCAGCGCCCGGGCCCGTGGGTCCGGCAGCAAGATTGATTGGGGTACGCCACCGGCCGGGCTGGACCTGATCGTCGACACCGGCCGGCTGAACGGGATGTGGAACCACCACGGCCCGACCGCGGTCGTCGCGGCCGGCACGCGGATCACCGCCGTGCAGGCCGCGCTCGCCCTGCAGGGCAGGCGGCTGGCGGTCGACCCACCGTCGCCCGGCGCCACCGTGGGCGGGATGCTCGCGGTCAACGAGGCCGGCCCGCTCGCGCACCGCTTCGGTAGCCCGGCCGAGCAGACCGAGAGCGTGACGTACGCCGACGCCACCGGCGCCGAGCTGGAGTCGGACGGCGAGGACGGCCGCCCCGGGATCGCCCAGATCCGCGGGGTGCTCACCGCGGCGGTGCTGCGGGTCCACCCGCGGCCCGCGACGCGCCGCTGGCTGGGCCGGGCGGTGAGCACCCCGGCCGGGGTGGCCGAGCTGGTCGAGCAGGTGAGCGCCGAGCGGCTGGAGCCCAGCGCGATCGAGGTCGACCTGCCCGGCGGCGGTGGCGGCACGGTCGCCGTGCTGCTGGAGGGCGACACCGAGACGGTGGCCGGCCGGTCGGCGCACCTCGCCCGGGTGTGGGGCGCCGGCACGGTCCTGGCCGAGCAGCGGCCGTCCTGGTGGGGCCGTTATCCGTTCGGCCCGCAGGACGTCGCGGTGCGGATCTCGGTGCGTCCCGAGGGGCTGCAGGCGGTGACGTACGCCCTGCGGGATCTGTGCGGCGTCCCGGTGACGCTGCGCGGCTCGGCGGGCCTGGGCACGGTGCACGCCGTCCTGCCGGCCGGTCTGCCGGCGCGCCGGGTGACCGAGATCGTGGACGGGCTGGAGCAGGTGCTGCTGGCGCGCAACGGCAAGGTCGTGGTGGTCTCCGCGCCGCCCGCGCTGGCCGCGGAGCTGAGGATGGCGCAGCCGCGGGATCTCTTCTGA
- a CDS encoding dihydrofolate reductase family protein: protein MAKTQYYTATSIDGYIADERNSLDWLFEVDEGTENPFGEFFAGVGAFAMGATTYEWVLENDNLLEEPQNWHDMYGDVPCWVFTHRDLPPVPDANVFMISGDVRRVHEAMLVAAQGKNVWLAGGGDLVAQFAAHGLLDELILGIAPAVLGGGTPMLRHRLRVDELMLTGVREVGQFAYLTYAVGDVARMGRHLAAETATLLPAHF, encoded by the coding sequence ATGGCGAAGACGCAGTACTACACCGCCACCAGCATCGACGGCTACATCGCCGACGAGCGCAACTCGCTGGACTGGCTCTTCGAGGTGGACGAGGGCACCGAGAACCCTTTCGGCGAGTTCTTCGCCGGCGTCGGCGCGTTCGCCATGGGCGCGACCACCTACGAGTGGGTGCTGGAGAACGACAACCTGCTGGAAGAGCCGCAGAACTGGCACGACATGTACGGCGACGTGCCGTGCTGGGTCTTCACCCACCGCGACCTGCCTCCGGTGCCGGACGCCAACGTCTTCATGATCAGCGGGGACGTCCGCCGGGTGCACGAGGCCATGCTCGTGGCGGCCCAGGGCAAGAACGTGTGGCTGGCCGGCGGCGGCGACCTGGTCGCCCAGTTCGCCGCGCACGGCCTGCTCGACGAGCTCATCCTCGGCATCGCGCCGGCCGTGCTCGGCGGTGGCACCCCGATGCTGCGGCACCGGCTGCGCGTCGACGAGCTGATGCTGACCGGGGTGCGCGAGGTCGGCCAGTTCGCCTACCTCACCTACGCGGTCGGCGACGTCGCCCGGATGGGCCGGCACCTGGCCGCCGAGACCGCCACCCTGCTACCGGCCCACTTCTGA
- a CDS encoding dihydrofolate reductase family protein: MKTQYYTATTIDGWIADEKNSLDWLFEVEGGEEHPFGEFFAGVGAFAMGATTYEWIVAHEQALKHPEKWLEPYGDTPAWVFTHRELPRIPGANLHFVRGEVAPVHREMVAAAGGRNVWLVGGGELVGQFADQGLLDELILGVAPVTLGSGAPLLPRRLTSRRLTLTGVSRLGQFANLTYRVGPPTPGTPAS; this comes from the coding sequence ATGAAGACGCAGTACTACACCGCGACCACGATCGACGGCTGGATCGCCGACGAGAAGAACTCGCTGGACTGGCTCTTCGAGGTGGAGGGCGGCGAGGAGCACCCGTTCGGCGAGTTCTTCGCCGGGGTCGGGGCGTTCGCGATGGGCGCCACGACGTACGAGTGGATCGTCGCCCACGAGCAGGCCCTGAAGCACCCGGAGAAGTGGCTGGAGCCGTACGGCGACACCCCGGCCTGGGTGTTCACCCACCGTGAGCTGCCCCGCATCCCGGGGGCCAACCTCCATTTCGTACGGGGTGAGGTCGCTCCCGTGCACCGCGAGATGGTGGCCGCGGCCGGCGGGCGCAACGTGTGGCTGGTCGGCGGTGGTGAGCTGGTCGGGCAGTTCGCCGATCAGGGGCTGCTCGACGAGCTGATCCTGGGCGTGGCGCCGGTGACGCTCGGATCGGGCGCCCCGCTGCTGCCGCGCCGGCTCACCTCCCGCCGACTCACCCTGACCGGAGTGAGCCGGCTCGGACAGTTCGCCAACCTGACCTATCGGGTCGGCCCGCCCACCCCCGGCACACCGGCGTCCTGA